From the genome of Brassica oleracea var. oleracea cultivar TO1000 chromosome C4, BOL, whole genome shotgun sequence:
CGATAGCAGTGGCGATAGGTTCTCCGGAGGTGCGAGTAGTTGCCTCATCGACGCTTCTCCGCCGATTCAATCGATCTGCTGCCTCTTCAACGCTTCTTCGCCGAGTCAATCGATTCATCACATCGCCGCTTCTCCGCCGATTCAGACCTAAACGAGGTATGTCTTCCTCCTCCTTCATGGGTTTTTTTTTGTGATTGACGATTTGTATCTCCGGTTTGTGGGATCGGTCATGGGATTTTGATGATTATGTATTGATTTTTGATTTGTATCCGCCTTGTTCTGTGATTGGTTGGTTTTGATGTTTCTGAATCGGATCGTCGTTTGTGATGAATGGGTTTGTGGTTTGTGATTGTAAATGAAATAGAGTTACGGTTTTCTTAATCTTGTTTCGTCTTCCTTGCATGGATAGAACAGTTTAGCAATTTCGTTGTACAAACGCCGTGATGTTTGATTTGATTAAGAAAATTAGCTGGCCTTGATGCTTGATTTCATTTAGGATCATTTGAATTCCTGTTATATATTGAGAATTGCATCTGATTCTTTGTTTGATTCTCGTTTCTATTGTATGTATTGAGTTTAATTTTGAGTTTCATATATATATTGCAACTGATTAGTTAGAGACTCTCGTTTCTATTCCTGTTATACATTGAGTTATATATCAAGTTTCATGTATAAAATGCTCTGTAATGAATGATGTAATATAGTCAGCCTTTTAATACTATCGTTTCAGTTAAACCGTGCCCTTATTGAGTTTGAAATTGAGTTATATATTGAGTCTGATTATTTAAAGTTAAAGTTTGAAACTTAGTTTGATTGAAACCAAATACCCTTTGAATTAAATGACTTTGTAAAAGTTAACTTGATTGGTTTTTGTGTTGTTGTTTGTGTAATAACTTCTGATAAGACCTTGTTGGTTTATGGTTAGTCATAATGTGGTTTACTTACCACACTTTAAACTTTTGGCTATTAAACCTCAACCATACATTGTATAATCGACGCAATCTACTATCTCGCTTTCTCTCTTCTCTGTTCTTTCCTATCTTCTCTGTTCTTATTGGTATGGCTTCAAGGTATCCATATACCCAGTCCTCTGGTTATATAGGACTCCTTAACAGTCAACACGAAACTGTTAACCATGAAAACTACCCTTATGGAAGTTTTCATTCTAGTGTGAACCTTGGAGCATCAGAAATCCCCCCTTTCAGTTCCCAACAAGCTGACGTGCCATCTCAACCTGTAGTCACACCAGTGGAATGTAGGGAGAGCAAGAAATGGACGCCTGCTGACGACGAGGTTCTGATAAGTGGCGGGCTGAACACATCTAAGGATGTTGTTGTTGGAAACGATCAAAATGCACGGACCTTCTGGGAACGTGTTGAAAATTATTTCAACGTGTTGTTGGAAATGATCATGTTCTCTTTCAATTTTTATCTTTATTAGCAATGTTTCTACTTGATATCTATGTCTTTCAATTTTTTGTTTTTGCAAGTTAAGCTAACGATGGGACTTTTATCTACTTGCTTTTTTATCATGTTTGTAATTTTTTTTTTGTAATTTTCTCATGTTTTCAATTTTAATGTTATATGTTTTATTTTAATTTTTTTCTTTTATATATCATTACTTATTTAAATAATTAATTAATATACTAAGAAACATCAATAAGTCCTACCAATAATCCTATTTTCTAAAATTGTCCTTAACTTTAGTCCTTAACACCTAAATAATAATTAACTAATCTAAGGACTTAACAATTAGTCCTAGCAATAATGATGCCCTTATATACAAGTGTAATAAGACCCCCATAATTTAACAAATATGAGTACGTGACAGAGGTCTATTCACGGATACGTTGGCACAACTGCAAGACCCCTTCTTGAAGATACTCACAGCTTGATTTTGTCATCTGTGCCACTGACCAGAACACAATAAGTTGCCAAGTTTGATGATTTTTGCTTCACATGATTCATTCACCTTCTTGATAATATATTCAGCCTTGTCAACCACCTGTTTCACTTCTGGATCAGATTCAATTTCATGAATCAGAACTCCCAACCATATTTACGTTCTTCCTCTTAAATCTTTGCTGGGTAGCACAACTCTAATCTAATTACACAACCCAATTCACACTCTTGAAACTGAGTCTTTCCTCAAAATAACATGTGGCTGTTCTGAACCGATGAAACCAATCTACTTGAAAAGTCAGCTCCAGCCTAAGAATGCATCTCTGATTACCTGTACCAAATAATAGCCATATACTAAGTGGAATCAGATTTTAATTTTTCATCTTCCGTCTAGTTGTTAACACAGTAAAACCTGAGACATTTGATGTAGAAGCTTTCAGTTCAGGTATTTTGTGTCAACAGAACCAAAAGATCATAATGATCTATCTTATTAAAATGCAAAAAAAAAAAAAAACATAAACCATAAGTTAAAACCATAAGTTAAAACCATAGGTTAAAAGAAAAGAGACCAAACATAATGTTTTCAAACAGGACGATAAAATAAGATTAAGAAAACAACAACAACCACGAGAGAGCAAAGCAACTCCACCGGACAGAGCTTATTGTTTGCGTGCCTTCGGGGAAGCAAAGAACCTCTCCATGATTTTGGCCTCTTCTGGAGAAATCATTATGCCCCCAGGAGTACGTGAGGATGTATCCGTAGGGTGGGGAGGCTGGCCTCTCACCAAATAATTGCCTGTGTATTCCCAATGCACAGATTCTTCAACTTTACTATATCCCATGGCATTAAACCAGGCGGTGAGGGATGTCATATCTTTGAGATCGTAGGATAAGCACCTAGGAAAAACATCTCCCAGGAACTCAGATTCCTTCCAAATGATGAAGCTCTTGCCGCTATCACTCCACGAGACAACTGAATCAGTTGAAGGATCATCCACCATATCATACACGTCTCTCACGAAAAGCGGACGGCGTGGAATTGATGAGAAGTGACAATCCTTATCAGCAAGCCTACAAATCTCTTGGTAGCAAGAAAGGCTCCTAAAAAGAATACGTCCATCATCATTACTGTCACGATCCATCCAACCTTAGATCCAAAACACACACACGACCCCAATTAATTATAAACTCCTACTTTAGTTATAAGCAATATAAACACAATCAATCAATCACCAATAAATAAACATTCGCAATTCCAAAGAAGACGTATCGTATGATGAAAGTTGAGATCCTAACCTCTTCGATTTGTTCTTCGTTCGTTCGTTCTTTCCTTCCTCTGAAACCAAACCCTAAGCTAGAAACAAAGACTCGCGCTAGGCTTGTTTTATACGAAACAGATAAGGCCTATCCACCGGCCCGTATTTGGTCGGCCTATCTCTTTCCTTTTCCACGTTACTAAACAATGTTTTGTTATTTAATTTATAACCCTAAACTGAATTTAAAAACTATTGATAACATATAACTTGAGAGATAATTATCGTGGGACCGCAAAACGTAATGGAAAGATTCACGCGGGACCGCAAAACGTAATGAAAAGATTCAGTATCCTCGGAAACGTTGAATTTAAGGAATTATGAAGAGTTTATGTTATGTTTTACGAATCTATATAATTATGTAAACTTTTTTTTTTTACAATATATATAGTTATTCTTCACAAGATTTACAACCCATGTAAGATAGTGATACCATTGAGGAAAAGAGAGAGAAGTTAAGTTATCTCATCGAAAAATGACGTGGTTTCATGATTTGGATTTTGGACCCAATATTGTCATTGTACAGTGTGCACTCGTTTACGGTAATGTCAAATTTAAGAATGGTTGGAACCATTTTTGAAATCTGTCCTTCTTTAGCTATGTTTGTTACGTGTTGTTCTGATCAGCATCTCTTGCTCGATAATGTCCGAGCTCATCAAATAACCAAACCATTTTCGTCATTTTGCAAACAATTTTTCGGATTCTTTCACGATCTATCCTATGCAAATAAATGTTTTATCTGGCAAAAAATAAAATAAATGTTTTATCTTCTTCATATTTGTTTACCATTTTCTGCAACTTTTAAAATTATTTGAGTATATTATAATTTATCTAAACCTATTTGAATACAATTACGTAGACTATAACGATTCAAGCTCAGTTTTAGGCTTCTAGCTAGTTAAATGATTCCGGTAAATGGTAAATAGGGAATTAAGCTCAGTTCTAGGCGTCTAGCTATCAGATTAAGATAAATGGTAAATAGGGAATTTGTTGCTAGAATTCACTTTGAAAATTTAGGATGTAAATGTTAGGTATAGCAAATGATATTAAGGCGTTGGATGCATTTATTGAGCATACCTCATCAAGCTCTATGCATTTTCCCCTTTCTCTCTTTGTAAAGACAAAGGGCCATCAAGGCTTAACTCCCAAGGTGGGGGAAAGATATCAATACCTTTTTGGACCACGCTCTCTATCGTTCCAATTCTATTGGATGCATCAAACGCGTCAGTTTCATTTGATTTTCACTGCAAGTTTTCCTTTCTCATGTTTCAAACAGGATGGGAATGTCTCAGAAATTTTACTTTCGATCCAAGGTATCAGCAAGTAAAAAAGTTCATACATAATCGTTTTGTGATGAGACTTCGTAGGAAACAGTTTTAGGCGATAGTATCAAACAAGAATTGAAACCCTTTTTTTTTTTTTTTTTTTTTTTTTTTAAACAAGACTTGAAACCCGAATGGATTATCTCAGCATTCTTTTTTTTGTTAGTTCCATTATTAAAAAAAAAAAATAAGAAGCTATATGTTTATTTGAATCGCGTACAAATCCACCCATGTTATGCATAGATCACATTTCCATGTGAGTCGTCTTAGATAGTGCACGTGCGGTATTAAGATCGTTGGTTGTATTTCTGATGAGGCTAAGAAGCTCATAAATTCATAATACCGTTATAGAATTAAGAAACTTGAGCAACTCGAAACATGTAGAATACATATAACTCGCACCAATATAGTCATTTATTAAATTAATTTAGTGAGGGAAAACAACTCCTCCTACCTTTTCCATTTACTTAAATCTGATTTGATTTTTTTTTTTTAACACGTACAAAACTAATAAAGAGCTAGTATAAAATGGACAACAAAAATGAATTTGAATGAAACAAGATAGGCTAATTATACAAATATATATATCAAATCTATCTTTAGATAATTTTGTAGAATTAATTTCATTAATATGTAAAGTGAAATTAAGTTCTTAATTTTGTTCACTTAAACCTTTTATTGTAAGCATCGAAAGGACATATATATGGAAAAGAAATGTAGTGAGTTCTTTTGTACAAGGAAAAAGATGAATTCATATGGTTATTGAATTTGTTTC
Proteins encoded in this window:
- the LOC106339183 gene encoding heat stress transcription factor A-4a-like — its product is MDRDSNDDGRILFRSLSCYQEICRLADKDCHFSSIPRRPLFVRDVYDMVDDPSTDSVVSWSDSGKSFIIWKESEFLGDVFPRCLSYDLKDMTSLTAWFNAMGYSKVEESVHWEYTGNYLVRGQPPHPTDTSSRTPGGIMISPEEAKIMERFFASPKARKQ